In the Gemmatimonadota bacterium genome, one interval contains:
- a CDS encoding LPS-assembly protein LptD, whose protein sequence is MTSWRGARAPVLVRVLTRVLTRVLTRVLSHVLAALAVVLGVAAMAGSAQAQRPVVRTPARSEATPRSRADSIKQVQLEALARARADSIARTLAGGDTLRARVIADSLFTLAMRTAGDTLRERESIGRGGLDSAKARLMVEWDAPDSVMSDLLTRRGFSVTRYQGKNVIFKALEHTMNLVGKRAAVQRDSATLVGDTIQFNDSTNIVIARGDTLLLRDPSQGQDDILALGSIRYDVNNRRGVVRDVTTSVESGQRWIVHGNVAAFKGDSSDTGQSAFYARDGWLTSCEELEPHYHFAARELKLVSKNVMVARPAILYIADVPVMWLPFVFQDMRPGRRSGILAPRLGFNQIFRQSPFMRRTIEDIGYYFALNDYVDAQVSMDWRSDARSTAFDPGYLKFTGQMQYKWRDRFISGTLASSYHYLRNGQTNIQYSLNHQQEFSQRTRLNATFNYVTNTTIQRNISFNPQQSLQTIRSSLNYTTGRGPVTVNIGGTQTQYPGRSQLDRDFPSLGITTKPIRVGENFTWSPGLNITNSQSFDIDQVGDFAYRYRRDSLTGVLDSTKVRRNTRRSTISLETPVQIYGFNWRNSIRISDQLNDFPQRRTIYTNVNDTTSRVERVFARDYVTGLDWDTGFNLPSFFQGSWNLTPSVSFQKVDGRSPLVVRTERTGGKFLTQSMRPSYGVSLGPKLYRFFPGFGPVAAIRHSIEPTMQFAYTPKGNVSNEFLAAMGDIAQGYLGNNEQNTISLGLSTVFEAKLRGRDTDGDSASARLAGGDSAGAPGLPGAVGGQGFPSGTGGFGGAASSGGVGPDNERKIKLLSLTFTTLSYDFVRARKSTGGTGLNNRNFDYTARSDLLPGFDFGVSYSLFQGDPVSDTARFKPYREGMRGTLSLDGNSPLVRGMARMLGIRMMDEAERRSRETRQGQGPGGMQQQRGSGGMGGGLVANRPIQGSVNQAALQIPSGQGWRVNLSYSASRQRPPTGSNVQSLDPTIVCEQFRLSNPLGYDACVRQQQTSGSVSNPYESTTRGSTYFVSPPQSSVQGNMSFHITEKWGAQWQTTYDVQRNEFASHVVSLQRELHDWDAIFAFSRSPNGNFSFNFFIALKAQPDIKFNYDRPQFPRGYTGNRSIQ, encoded by the coding sequence GTGACGTCGTGGCGCGGCGCGCGGGCGCCCGTGCTGGTGCGCGTGCTGACGCGCGTGCTGACGCGCGTGCTGACGCGCGTGCTGTCGCACGTACTGGCGGCACTCGCGGTGGTGCTCGGTGTGGCCGCGATGGCGGGGAGTGCCCAAGCGCAGCGGCCAGTCGTTCGCACGCCGGCGCGTAGCGAGGCCACACCCAGGTCGCGCGCCGACTCGATCAAGCAGGTGCAGCTGGAGGCGCTGGCGCGCGCGCGCGCCGACTCCATCGCCCGCACGCTCGCGGGCGGTGATACGCTCCGGGCCAGGGTGATCGCCGACTCGCTCTTTACGCTCGCCATGCGGACGGCGGGCGACACGCTGCGCGAACGCGAATCGATCGGGCGCGGCGGACTCGACTCGGCCAAGGCGCGCCTCATGGTGGAGTGGGACGCTCCCGACTCGGTGATGAGCGACCTCCTGACGCGGCGGGGCTTCAGCGTCACCCGCTACCAGGGGAAGAACGTCATCTTCAAGGCGCTCGAGCACACGATGAACCTGGTGGGGAAGCGCGCGGCGGTGCAGCGCGACTCGGCGACGCTCGTCGGCGACACCATCCAGTTCAACGACAGCACCAACATCGTCATCGCGCGTGGCGACACGCTGCTGCTGCGCGATCCGTCGCAGGGACAGGACGACATCCTCGCCCTGGGGAGCATTCGCTACGACGTGAACAACCGTCGTGGCGTGGTGCGCGACGTGACGACGTCGGTGGAGAGCGGGCAGCGCTGGATCGTCCATGGCAACGTGGCCGCCTTCAAGGGCGATTCGAGCGACACCGGACAGTCGGCGTTCTATGCGCGCGACGGGTGGCTGACCAGCTGTGAAGAGTTGGAGCCCCACTATCACTTCGCGGCGCGCGAGCTCAAGCTCGTATCGAAGAACGTGATGGTGGCGCGGCCGGCGATTCTGTACATCGCCGACGTCCCGGTCATGTGGCTCCCGTTCGTCTTCCAGGACATGCGGCCCGGGCGTCGCAGCGGGATCCTCGCCCCGCGCCTGGGCTTCAACCAGATCTTCCGGCAGAGCCCCTTCATGCGCCGGACGATCGAGGACATCGGCTACTATTTCGCGCTCAACGACTACGTCGATGCGCAGGTGTCGATGGACTGGCGCTCCGACGCGCGATCGACGGCATTCGACCCCGGCTACCTCAAGTTCACCGGGCAGATGCAGTACAAGTGGCGCGACCGCTTCATCAGCGGGACGCTGGCCTCGTCGTACCACTACCTGCGCAACGGCCAGACGAACATCCAGTACTCGCTCAACCACCAGCAGGAGTTCTCGCAGCGCACGCGGCTCAACGCCACGTTCAACTACGTCACCAACACCACGATCCAGCGCAACATCAGCTTCAACCCGCAACAGTCGTTGCAGACGATCCGCTCGTCGCTCAACTACACGACGGGACGCGGACCGGTGACGGTGAACATCGGCGGCACGCAGACGCAGTACCCGGGGCGCTCGCAGCTGGACCGCGACTTCCCGAGCCTGGGCATCACCACCAAGCCGATCCGGGTCGGGGAGAACTTCACCTGGTCGCCGGGGCTCAACATCACCAACTCGCAGAGCTTCGACATCGACCAGGTGGGCGACTTCGCCTATCGCTACCGCCGCGACTCGCTCACCGGGGTGCTGGACAGCACCAAGGTGCGACGCAACACGCGCCGCTCCACGATCAGCTTAGAGACGCCGGTGCAGATCTACGGCTTCAACTGGCGCAACTCGATCCGCATCAGCGACCAGCTCAACGACTTTCCGCAGCGCCGCACCATCTACACCAACGTCAACGACACGACGTCGCGCGTCGAGCGCGTCTTCGCCCGTGACTACGTGACGGGGCTCGACTGGGACACGGGATTCAACCTACCGTCGTTCTTCCAGGGGTCGTGGAACCTCACACCGTCCGTCTCGTTCCAGAAGGTCGATGGGCGCTCGCCGCTGGTGGTGCGCACCGAACGCACCGGGGGGAAGTTCCTTACGCAGTCGATGCGTCCCAGCTACGGCGTCTCGCTCGGTCCCAAGCTCTATCGCTTCTTCCCCGGCTTCGGCCCGGTCGCGGCCATCCGTCACTCGATCGAGCCGACGATGCAGTTCGCCTATACGCCGAAGGGGAATGTGTCGAACGAGTTCCTCGCGGCGATGGGTGACATCGCGCAGGGCTACCTCGGGAACAACGAGCAGAACACGATCTCGCTGGGGCTTTCGACCGTCTTCGAGGCCAAGCTGCGCGGGCGCGACACCGACGGCGACTCGGCGTCGGCTCGCCTTGCCGGGGGCGACTCGGCCGGCGCCCCGGGACTCCCCGGTGCGGTCGGAGGGCAGGGCTTTCCCAGCGGCACCGGCGGGTTTGGGGGGGCGGCCTCTAGTGGCGGCGTGGGGCCTGACAACGAGCGGAAGATCAAGCTCCTGTCGCTGACCTTTACCACGCTGTCGTACGACTTCGTGCGGGCGCGCAAGTCGACCGGCGGGACTGGGCTCAACAACCGCAACTTCGACTACACGGCGCGCTCGGACCTGCTGCCGGGCTTCGACTTCGGCGTGAGCTACTCGCTGTTCCAGGGTGACCCGGTCTCGGACACCGCCCGCTTCAAGCCCTATCGCGAGGGGATGCGCGGGACGCTCTCGCTCGACGGCAACTCGCCGCTGGTGCGCGGCATGGCGCGCATGTTAGGCATCCGCATGATGGACGAGGCCGAACGTCGCTCGCGCGAGACCCGCCAGGGGCAAGGGCCCGGCGGCATGCAGCAGCAGCGCGGCTCGGGTGGCATGGGGGGCGGATTGGTGGCCAACCGCCCCATTCAGGGGAGCGTGAACCAGGCGGCGCTGCAGATTCCGTCGGGGCAGGGGTGGCGCGTCAATCTCTCCTACTCGGCGTCGCGCCAGCGGCCGCCCACGGGGAGCAACGTCCAGTCGCTCGACCCCACCATCGTCTGCGAGCAGTTCCGGCTGTCGAATCCGCTGGGCTACGACGCCTGCGTGCGGCAGCAGCAGACCTCGGGCTCGGTGAGCAATCCGTACGAGAGCACCACGCGCGGGAGCACGTACTTCGTGTCGCCGCCGCAGTCCAGCGTCCAGGGCAACATGTCCTTCCACATCACCGAGAAGTGGGGCGCCCAGTGGCAGACCACCTACGACGTGCAGCGCAACGAGTTCGCCTCGCACGTCGTGAGCCTGCAACGCGAGCTGCACGACTGGGATGCGATCTTTGCCTTCTCGCGATCGCCGAACGGGAACTTCTCGTTCAACTTCTTCATCGCGCTCAAGGCACAGCCGGACATCAAGTTCAACTACGACCGCCCGCAGTTCCCGCGCGGCTACACGGGGAACCGTTCGATCCAGTAG